DNA sequence from the Nicotiana tomentosiformis chromosome 3, ASM39032v3, whole genome shotgun sequence genome:
gaacctgtttgactgggcacgcaatttaagaaaaaataaagacttttagaatttgtggtcctaatcAATTCAAAAAAagccccagagtatttgtgtggttataaaaggttctcgttaagggtagaattgtaagtttaagcaaaattatttccaaatttagaaaggggttattctttttggaacggatcaaaaaggaaataggttcacataaactagaaCGGAGGTAGTAGTTGTTTTGTATATTAAAAAGCCAAAAAATGaagttaaaataaaattatatataaagttTTCTTTTATAGATTTACTGAAATCTTCCACCTAATAGATCAGATTAGTCTTTAGGATTAAACTTTCTAACTCGATCTTTAACATGTTGCCACTCACACTAACGCCGTTGCAGTTTAACCTGTTACTGTTGGCTCATAGCCGGCAGGTTTTGCCGTGGTCGGTTAAGAACGATTTATTAAAAAGAATTGTTAGTGCTTTGTTCGGACTTGACCTGCTAAGTTGACTCGGACAGTTACTTTTTTACTGTATTGGTTTATTCACTTCACAATTTTTTGTGGCCTCAAGAAAAAGAACCACTTTAATTTATTTGGGCTTAAAGTATATTTTTTCACGTGTAGGGATCAATTCTTACCCTGTTTTGCATCGAAGATGAGAGGGGAATGTGCTCGCCAGCAATGCTGGTCGGAGAGGATAATCATCCATCTATCACTTTCTATGAATGGTAATAATTTACTCGAGCATCAAATATTTATTACCAATAAATATATTGTATGGGTCGAAATTTGTCCCAATACTTGGGACTAAGTAACATCGAGAAAAGAGTCTGCCGAGGTCGATCAGGAGATGGCGAAATCCGTGGTCGAAATTCAAAAGATGGTCGATATCGAGCGCCGCAAAAAGAGCTGCAACGGCTAGTTTATTAGAGTGAGATATTAAAAAGAATATTTCATTGAATATTTTTTGTACTTGTACTACTATAGGGTTTAGTGGGGtatatcccatataaataggaaAAAGATAGTAAACagggcatgtgatattcattgtgATAAGAGCAGATTTTGctaaaagattctctctcttgtaaagacacaaagattacctttttatcaaaattcttgctcatattattccacaATTTTCtatcagatccgagaatatttCGAATATTCTAAGATctgtctgtcactcatcattgtagGAGGAATAATCACCTAGCTCATTATTTATTGGGTGAACTACTtctcttatttacttaaatgtcatttattgctatttatgaTCAGTTACTCttccattattgctcatacttgATGACTATTTAATACTTGTTATTGTCAACCCCTTATTGGATATGTCCCATCTTATACACGTTTTCAAGATTCGCATATAGAGATATTgtcattaactaggtttaacccgttattacataaatataatagtttcaaccgaaagttatactttttggtcaaacaatttggcgccgtctgtgagGATTTCCTAGTTAAACttttagtttcctctagatctaTAACTAACACGAATCACTaacgtaaaaaaaaataaagaagagaaaATAAGAACAAGATCCTTTTTTCTTTGTATACACAGATCTAATACggcaggtaacagagaagaaagaacgAAAATAACGATTagcctcccaaccaacctcatgaatatCATCAATGAGAGCTATGAAGCAGTGGACAAGGACGCAATACCCAATGCCTCCCCCAGGCGAGGTGGGTCGCCCCCTCCTCACTATAGCATCAAAAAGTCTCTTGGTAAGGGAGCCTCCACATCCGTGGTGGAAGAGACACCACCGGTAGTAAAAAAGCTTCTTGAAGCGTGGCTAGCCGACATGCTAACCAGTATCCTCCATAAGCCCGTTCAAGACGCGGCTACAGAAAATGCGAGGACTTGCATTGTACCACCTGCGGACATGCAGCATGATCAACTTCCTACTTCGACGACcggtattactcacaatgtcatTAGTTGTGCATGTGACGACACTCTCGCAaccattctgaaaaggatggaggaaatggaaaatgagaacaaAACACTTCGGGACCATATaagagaacaccaagaaagggtaGACAAGATACCGGGCGCCCCTAAGCTCTTACCGAAGAGAGATGCCGATCGGTTCATCGAGCAGCCATACAGTGATGAAGCCGCctcacatgccataccaaagacctttaaaatgccgcCCTATCTGAAAATATACGATGGCACGACCGATCCCAATGACCATGTGACTCACTACATCACTGCCATGAAAGGCAATGATCTTGCAAAGaaacaagtatcctccattttgTTAAAAGAATTTGGCGAGACCCTCACGGGAAGAAcgttaacatggtattcacaactGCATGCGCGTTCCATTGAAACCTTCGAAGAAATGGACGataagttcgtaacggcccatgctAGGGCCAAGAAGGCCGAAAGAAGAGTAAACCACATATTTGCTATTAAACAGTCTCTTGgagagggacttcctcgcccgtttCAACCGAGTAAGAATGACATTGCCGAATGTATCAGAAGGAATAGCGGTTATGGCTTTTCATAACAGACTGAGCAGAAATGGTTCAAGGGCAGCGAGACAGTTATTAAGTTTGCTTATGaagtacccccccccccccaactacctgggatgaaatacacaacgcGTATTGTGATAAAGTCCGAGCAGATGAGGACGACCTCAACGGGATAACTCATCGAATGACCTCGGTACAAGCTGAATCCAGAAAAGATCGAAGAAGTGATATCAGAAGGGACCTTGTAGCTCCTCGACCCAACAGAGAACAACATTTACCGTATGTCAAAACCGCCTTTGCACACCCTTCCGATCAAGAATAGGGACTCACCGGAACGAAAGAGGTATGCCCCTTTTATTATCCGCTCACAACTTTTGTGTGTCATCCACAAAAATAGTCTACGCCTTGGAGAAACTCGGACCAAAGGTGAAATGGCTGCAAAAGATGAGGTCGGACCCGAGTACCAGAAAGTCGGACGCCCTATGCGAGTTCCACCAAGAGCGAGGGCACAAAACTGAGGATTGCATCGCTCTAAGACAGGAAGTCGTAAACATGGTACGAAAAGTacacctcaaagaattgttgAGTGACCGGGGAAGGATCAACTTTTCCAGGGGTCGTGAACAACATCAAGGACTGCCAAGACCACCCTCGTTAACCcgcaccatccacatgatcattggcGGAAGTGACGATGCTTCTATCAACAGTGTGAAGTTCACCACAACACATAAGCTCAAACGGTCGATCACCCATgaacggtatgatgaactcgaagaaagtatcatttttgataagtcagataccaacggtttgtctttccctcactatgattcCCCTGTCATCACTTTACGAATTTTGGATACCGACGTAAGACGCATTATGGTAGACGATGGAAGCGGCGCGTGCATTATCCAGCCTCGAGTACTTatacaaatgaaactcgaggataagataatatcacgctgcatcacactaacgggttttaacaatgcagttgagcgaacatccggtgagatcacactccccgtcctagACGGTGGCGTCACTCTGGAAACCACATTCTATATCATGGACCAAGACACAGCATACGacgccataatagggcgaccatggatacacagCATACGATCcatcccctccagcttgtaccaagtcattaaattcccaactccatggggaatattcagtatACGAGGAGAACAATGCACATCCCAGGAATGCTACCGCATCGCTCTAGACTGTACGGTCACTCAACAAATGAAgggcaaagaaaaagaggcatagtaATCAACATGGTCGAGGTTGATATGTGATGACAACGAGGACGTTATCAAAGACCCCGATACGGTCGACCGtagaggacctcgaccccgttcaattaGACAAAAATGACCATagcaagaaagcttacatcggctgcaaactttAGGAGCCGGGTAAGTTTCGTCAATTCTTAACTGCTAACGCGGGCTTGTTTTCTTTTAGCCATGCAGTtatgccaggtatcccaaaggaAATCGCCACCCACAAGTTGAACATCGATCCATTCCACCCCTGGTGAGTCAAGTTAGGCGTAAGTTCCACTCCACAATTAATGACGTAGTACGCGAAGAGGTGGAAAACTTGTTGGAAAATGGCTCTGTCAGGGAGTCGAAATACCCCCAATGGTCGCCAACATGGTCATGGTGAAAAATAAGAATGGAAAATGGTGGATATGCGTAGATTTCACAGatctgaacaaagcatgccccaaggattcatttCCATTACCCCATATCGACTAACTCATCGATGCAACAGTCGGGCATGAACTACTGAGCTTCTTGGACGCCTACTCGGGCTTAATCAGATCCTCATGGAAgaagaagatcaagagaaaaccaccttcatcacccatcAAGGGACGTACTGCTGCAGGGTCATACCCTTCGAGCTGAAAAATGTGGGGACGACTTACCAAAGGTTAGTGATgaggatgttcaaagaccaactcggtAAAATGATGGAAGTCTACATACACGGcatgctggtcaagtccaaaaggaaagaagatcacatcgaccacttgaGAGAAACCTTCGATATACTCAGGCAATACGGAATGAAACTGAACCCTGTAAAATGTGCATTCGACGTGGCCTTaggaaaattcttaagtttcctGGTGTCACGGCAaggtatcgaggtcaatcccgaccaaatcaaagccatcgaagggataccagagcacttgaccaccaaaaaataGGTTTAGAGGTTGACTGGTTGTACCAGACCAAATTCTGCAAGCTGCTACCCAAGTTCGACGAATAGCAACTCGACCAGATCCCCCGAGCACAGAATACCGAGGCGGACAACCTCGCTAAATTAGCCGGAGCCACCAAAAACATTGCAACCGGAGACAGAAGTGTGGTCCACCTTCTCAATTCATCGATAGATCTAATCGAGGTAAGAACAATAAACCTGACTTAGGACTGGCGCAACCGTATGTTATATACTTGTAGGACATAATACTCCCAGTTGATAAAAAAGAAGCCAAGAAATTGCGAATGCAAGCAGCCAAGTACAACATCATTCACAACTATCTATACACGAGGACGTACGACGTCCCTTTGGCGAAATGCCTGGGCCCAAATCAGACGTGGCGCGTCCTTAAGGAGGTCCACGAAGGCAAATGTGGAGCTCATTCTAACAATCGGGctttggtcagatgcctcatacgtgCTGGGTATTACTGGCCTACCATGAGAAAAGAGGCCGCAGATTTCATGAAAAAGAGCGAGCAATGCCAGAAgtatgccccaatgattcaccaagcaggcgaacagCTACACTCAGTGACTTCCCCTTGGCCATTCATCAAATGCGGAATGTACATCGTAGGCCCCTCCCGGCAGgacgaggtaacgtacgatttcttttggttttaactgactatttctctaagtgggtagaaataggagcat
Encoded proteins:
- the LOC138908618 gene encoding uncharacterized protein; translated protein: MVRKVHLKELLSDRGRINFSRGREQHQGLPRPPSLTRTIHMIIGGSDDASINSVKFTTTHKLKRSITHERYDELEESIIFDKSDTNGLSFPHYDSPVITLRILDTDVRRIMVDDGSGACIIQPRVLIQMKLEDKIISRCITLTGFNNAVERTSGEITLPVLDGGVTLETTFYIMDQDTAYDAIIGRPWIHSIRSIPSSLYQVIKFPTPWGIFSIRGEQCTSQECYRIALDCTVTQQMKGKEKEA